CAAGCCGACAATTATCATTGCCAACACGATCATCGGAAAAGGCGCCGGAGAGCTGGAAGGGACACACCATACGCACGGTGCACCGCTCGGTGAAGATATCATCCGCGCATCCAAGACTAAAGAAGGGTTCGACCCCGACCAGACCTTCCAGATCCCCGAGGATGTCCTGCTGCGTTTCAGATGTGCTATCGAAGAGGGTGAATTGGCTGAAAAAGAGTGGATCCACAGACAGAAGGAAGCGCCGCTGATCGAGCAGAACGAAGCGTTGGAGAGACTACTCAATCCTGACTTCTCGACTGTTGAGTATCCGGATTTCTCCAATGATGCGGAAGTGGCGACAAGAGATTCAAACGGAAAGATTCTCAACGCTATTGCCAAAGCGGTACCGTCTTTCCTCGGCGGTTCTGCGGACCTTGCGCCGTCGAACAAAACAGAGCTGAAGGACATGGGCAATTTCCCCAAAGGCAAGAACCTGCATTTCGGTATCCGAGAACATTCCATGGCAGCGATCACCAATGCCATGGCACTGTACGGCACGACTATGCCATTCAATGCGACATTCTTCGTCTTCTCCGATTATATGAAACCGGCTGTACGTATCGCGGCACTGACCAGCATCCAGAACTTCTTCGTCTGGACGCATGACAGTATCGGTGTGGGTGAAGACGGGCCGACGCATGAGCCTGTCGAACAGCTGAGCCAGTTCAGAGCGCTGCCTAACTTTTATGTCTGGAGACCGGCAGATGCCACAGAGAACGTTGAAGCGTGGAAAACTGCACTGAGCATCAATGCACCGCACGGTTTCGTCCTGAGCCGACAGAAGCTCAAGACACTCAAGCCAAAAAGAGACTTTGGTGAGCCAGGCAAGGGTGCTTACATGGTCAAAAAACGTGAAGGTGCGACCCTGACACTGATGGCGAGCGGCTCTGAACTTATGCCGTGTCTGCAGGCAGCCTGCCACCTTGAAGTACTGGGTGTAAAGGCCAACGTGGTATCTGTACCGTGTCTTGACCTGTTCAACGAGCAGGATGCGGCCTATAAATCCGGTGTTGTAGATCCGGCTACTAAAGTACTGGCTGTGGAAGCGGCCACTGCAACCGAGTACTACCGCTATGCGGATGATGTGCTTGGTATGGAGAGCTTCGGTGCTTCCGCTCCGGCAGGACAACTTTTCGAGAAGTTTGGTTTCACCATTCAGAACATCACTAAAAGAGCGTGCGACCTAATGAATGCCGAGTACAGAGTTGTCGATCTGGGTAAGTGCTAGCATCCTGATATTTCTGCTTCCAAACGACCCGGAAGCAGCCTCTTGTTTAGGATAAACCTTTCAAGCTAGTCTAGCAACATCCCTCTCACTTCATCCTCGTCGATCATATCCTTTTCATACTTTACGACGGCGATATTCTCCGTCTCATTCACATAGCTTTCCACAATGGCGGGATGGTCGGTAAGCGCTGCGACTTTGTTCCTGTCGAAAATGTCAAGAGGGAGATAGACATTGCCTCGGTTGTTCGGGTTTGGCATCGTTGCTACCCAGATGAACCATACGGCGGAGAGAACGGCAACGAAGATTGCCAGTGTACCTCTGCCGTAATGCTGCATGAGAAACCCTGCAAGCAGGCCTCCCAGAAAGATCCCGACATAGGCGAAGGTATTGGCGACACCGAGCGCGGCACCTTTCTGGTGTACTTTGGCGAATTTACTCACAAAGCTCTGAAGCAGAGGTTCGAACATGTTGAAGCCGATGAAAAAAAGAACGACACCGACAATGAAGAGCCAGGGAGAAGAGGCGAAGCCCATGGCAAGAAAACCCAAAAGAATGACGGCAACGGAGATCATGAATATTTCACGCCCCTTGCCGTACTTCTCTCCAAAGACCGCGGCCGGCCCCATGGCGAGCAGGCCGAAAACCATGGCCGGAAGATAGACCTTCCAGAGTTCCGCTTTGCTCCATCCAAAACCGCCGTCGTCAAGAGCCTGTGTCATGACAAGGGGTATGATGAAAAATGCCATCGTCATAATGGAAGAGTGGAAAAGAAAAGTGATATACATACGTGTCAGTGACTTGTCCTTGAAGACATCGAGCATCTTCGATTCCTCTTCGGCATAGGAGTGCACGATCTTGGGCGGCTGGGGAACGGCAGTAAAGAGAATACCGATGGCCATGACAGAAAGAATGGCGGTCAGCCAGAAGAGTTTGTCAATGCCCCAGTATCCGCCGACGAGAGGCGCGATGATCATTGCAGCGGCAAAACTCATCGCGATCGTCCCGCCCATGATCGCCATGGCGTGGGCGCGCTGTTCCTCTTTGACCAGGTCGGCGATCATTGCGGAGACAACGGAACCGATGGCACCAGCCCCCTGCAGAAACCGACCGATAAGCAGCATATAGATATTGTCGCTCATGGCAGCGATGACCGAACCAGCAATGAAGATAAGCAGCCCAAAAAGCAGGGTCTTCTTTCTGCCCACTTTGTCGCTCATCAGCCCAAAAGGCACCTGGAATGCTGCCTGTGTCAGGGCGTAGCCCCCCACGACAAGTCCTGCAAGGAAAGGAGTGGCGCCTTTCATTTCCATGGCATAGATGGAAAGAACGGGAAGCACAATGAAAAGTCCGAAAAATCTCAAGGCGACGATAAGACTTAGGGGCATGATCTGTTTAATCATGGTAATACCTTTAATACGATAAAATTTGTCTTATTATATTCCTAAAAAGTAAAGAAAAGGTTAAAGCATTATGAAGTTGGTACTTGCAACCGGAAACAGAGGAAAACTGCGTGAATTCAGGCAGATGTGCGAAGATGAAGTGGTAGCGTTCTCCGATCTGCTCGGTGCATTCGATATCGTGGAAGACGGTGACACTTTTGCCCAGAATGCCCTGATAAAAGCCCGTACGATCTACGAAAAATTGAAAGAGAAAGACCCCTCAACAGATTATCTGGTTATTTCAGATGACAGCGGGATCTCTTTGCCCGTTTTGAACGGGGCACCGGGTATCTATTCTGCACGTTATGCCGGCAAAGATGTAACGGACAAGGAGAATCTTTACAAGCTGGTAGAGGCAGTCAAAGAGAAGGGTCTCAAAAGTACCCCGGCGTATTACACCGCAGCCATAGCCATTGTCTCAAAATACGGCGAGTATGTCGTACACGGATGGATGCACGGTGATGTTATAGACGAAGCAAGAGGAGAGAAGGGTTTCGGGTATGATCCGATGTTCATCCCTGCGGGATTCCATAAAACACTTGGTGAACTGGATGATGATATTAAAAAGAATATATCCCACCGGGGAAAGGCGCTGGCATTGGCAAAACCGATCATTCAAATGCTGAAAACAAAATAGCTGTAGGGTGCGTAAATACGCACCACATAATAAAATTTGTATACAATAAATGGTATTGCCGAAAGGCCAAACATCATAAAGGTGCGTGTTTACGCACCCTACGGAGGATATTAAATGACAAGAATTAAAATTCAGTACAGCGAGGTACTAAATGCAGAGTCATAAAAAAGAACAATTCATGAACGACCTTCAGGCGATCTATCTGGAGTTGCAGGATAGGCAGGCGGAACTGAACGGTTTTTATGAGATCGCCAGAGGTGGTGAGAACCAAAGAGCGGAGGAAGTGGTAAATGCTTTCCTGAAACTGCTGGATATTCCAAGGGATGACGACAGCGTGATGGCAGCATTGACGCGTATCGTCAATCTGCGCGAAGATGCTCTGGAGCAGGTACTCGGCAAGCTTGGATTGAACGATGAGGAGATCCGTGTCAAGAAAGAGTTGGCATACGGGTTTGTCAGTACCATGCATATTGCCCGGCATGAGTCGCTCATCGGATGGATAGAGAACCGTAAACTGCTGACACCGTTTTACCGATCATTGATCCTGGGAGCGCATTTTGTAGGGTTGCGCCTCTCAGAATGGCAGAGTTACTGGACGCATCAGATCATCTATACGGTCAATCTGGAGCTCTCCGAAATGTTCAACGGGGATGATGCCAAGGTCTTCGAAATGCTGCAGAACAAGTCGCTGCTTGACAGGGACGAGAACGGAGAAGTGGCAGACAGGTGTTACTCGGTACTTGAAAAAGAGGGTGACAGTTTCAAAAGTGTCGCTTATGCCGAAGCATTCCCCGAGCAGGTAAAGCAGGTAGCAACGGCACTTGAACAGCTCATTATGCTGCTAGGCAAGCATGAAGACGAGGTCTATGGGCAGAAAAATGAGTGGATCGCCTACTTCAGCGCCATCAAAGAGGCCTTTACTCATACGAAAATTGATGAACTTGTCAGAATGTGGGCAGAGGTTGACAGACGATGGATGACGATCACTACACCGCTTCAGGTCGGGCACCCGCTGGAGTACTATGAAGATCACTACCGTAAGGCGGTAGCACTTGAATGGGACCTTCGTATCGTCAATCCCAAGCTTCAGGAGGGCTCACATACCCGAAATAATATCAAGCTCTTCGCCTATGAAATGGCAAAAAGTTTTGGAGAAGAAGCACTGCATACGATGAGCAAGAACCTGCTTCAGGTCGATGAAACACAGCTCTATATCGGCCAGCCGATGCTCTACTATGCAGCGGAGTTCAACGGACTCTTCTCCGCGCAGGTGGTACCTAACGATGAAGAAGTCTCTTCCGAACTGGGTAAGAAGATATTTGCCTATGCCGACTTCGTGATGGAGAGCAAAAAATCCAAACCGGTCATGAAGCTCTCCGTGGAGACGATGGGTGAAGCTTTTGTCAGAAAACAGCGGGCACTAGTTGAAAACGAGCCCGAACTGTGGCAGGAGATCTACGACATTTCCACCATCGGGCATGAGTACGGGCATATTCTCTGGATCGATTCCGATACCGAGACAAAGATGAACGGTACCGGACAGTTCAAGAACATCGAAGAGTTCAAAGCCACTACCGGCGGGCTCATGGCTTTCTTCCATAATGAGAGAGAAGCGCTGAAGCACCACATCGTCGATGACCTTGTATCACGTGCGGTCGGGCTGATGGCATGGCGTGAAGTAGGTGAAGTACTGCCGTACTACTGTGAAGGGCTCATACATTTAGACATCCTGTTCAGTTCCGGTATCATTACTTACGATGGACAGATCAAGATAGACTATTCCAGGTATGATGCGATGAAAGAAGCGTATACTTCCGCTTACAAAGATTTAGCAGAAAATTATCTCAAAAAAGTTGATGCAAACGAATATCTGGGGCGATATACCGTGAAAAACACAGGGGTCTATCTGCCTAAGAATGAAGCGATAAAGACATTTGTCGAGTACTACTATACACGTTATCAGGAGATCGGGCAGCAGACCACCGTTTTGAACTGAAGCCGGGTTCCGGACTAAGCCTTTTTGACCCTCTGTTCATCTTTTCGAATGTATTTTGAGAGTTTTTTGCAGAAATCGGAGTAGCAGACATAATTCCTGCTTCCGATCTTGTCGCTGTTCTTGAGCTGTAACCTGAGATAGTCTTTCTTCTTATGATAGTAGAACATTACGCCGCTGTAGAAAAATCCTCTTTTGTTCATGATGTTGATTACTTTGTCGATTTGCGGGATACCCTCAAGTGAGATATCCGCATAGATCATATCACAGTGTTTCGCTTTGAGCTGATTGAGCAGTATAATGAATTTCTGTTTGAAATCCTTGCCGTAACGATCGACCCTGATCTTGGCGACATTGGTCGGCGGGTCAAAGGTGTAGCTCAGAAAAATATGATCGGTGGTTTTCTCCTTCTTCTTTTTGGCTTTTTCAAAAGGTACAGCGGCATTTCTATAGGTTTGTTCGATCTTTTTCTTATAGACTGCGGGAAAAAAAAGATTTTTGTTCTTTGTGTTTAAAAAGTAATAACCGACAAGTACCGAACCCCGTCTGTGTTTCATGGCCAGCTCATTGTTGACAATGGTTGTATCGACAGGTACTTTCCCCAGCATTAGTGCTGTTTCGGAAAAGCCGTGCCTGAGGTTGGCCTTTTGGCTGTAGATATGGAACATGATCGCTTCACCGAACACCGCATCGAGATTGATCTTCCTGGCTTTTTGCAGGACTAGCTTGAGCATTTGGTTCATGATACCTCTTCCCTGAAATTCCGGGTCTACCACGGCAACCCCTATCTCTGCTATGGTCGATTCAGGTACCAGTACCAGGGCGAAGTGGCCGATGATCCTCTCTTCTCTCTGGGCAACGATGGAGTAGAACTTTTTTCCATGTGATTCGAAGACCTTCCGCGGATAGTAGAAAAGGTCCTTGATGTAGCTGTAACCGTAGTTCTTGAAGATCAGTCGGGCAATGCCTTCTTCATCTCCCTCCCGGTACTCTCGGATCGTAACAGGAATCTCATCTGAGCCTTCGCTCTCTCTTCTTTTTTCACTCTTTTGCAGGGGAGGAAAAGATAGATGTTCCTGATTTGCCTTTTTTGCATGTAAGGGATGGGAAGCATATTTGATAATGATGAATTTCTTTCCGTCTTTCCCGAGATTCTGGTACTCAAAAAGATCCATAAGGTCGTAGATGTGATTAAAGCCTTCGGAGGCATCCTCTTTGATGGGAACACTGATATGTTTTTTGAAGGACATGGGAAGACCCCAGTCATGCACATCGATCCTGAGACCGGTCTTGAAAGGGTACAAGCCTACCTGAATGTAACCGGAAGAATCTTTGTAGGCATGGAGGACGGCATTCTCAATCAATTCCCCGGTACTGTCTATGAGTGCCTGTGTATCCTCTTTGGTCAGCGGCAATGTTTCGCAGGTATCTCCGATGAGGTCTTCGACGATCCTCATGAACTTTAGGTCGCTGGGGATCTTCAGGCTGATACTCTCATGCATCACTCAGCCTTTTGTACCAGAAAGGAAAGGGCGGAAGCCCCCATGATCTTCATGCCGACTTGCAGGGCATCGTCATCGACGTCAAAACGGCTGTTGTGCTGTGAAACACAGGTCTCTTTCTCTTCATTGCAGGTACCGAGCCTGAAAAAGGCACCCGGAACGATTTTTAAATATTCGGAGAAATCCTCCCCTCCCATCACCGGATCGACGAGATCGATGCAATTCTCTTCTCCAATGATCCCTTTGGCCTCATTCACTATGATATCTACCATCTTGTCATAGTTGATCAGCTCGGGTTGTCCGAATTCATAGTCAAAGTTGTAGGTCGCTCCCATCGATTCAGAGATGCCCTTGATGGAAGCTTCCATCATTTTGGGAATATTGTTCCTCACGCTTTCATTGATGGTCCTCACGGTCCCTTTCAGCAGGACATGGTCGCAAATGATGTTGGAGGCCCGTCCTCCTTCGATCGTTCCCAGAGAGATGACGGCAGGGTGCAGCGGATCGATCATGCGTGAGACGATATGATTGAGTGAATTGACGATCATGGCGGTCACCAGGATGGCATCTACGCCCTCATGCGGTCTGGCGCCATGCGCAGATTTGCCGAAAACTTCGATGCTGAAAATGTCTGCCGATGCCATCATGACACCGTATTTGTATCCTATCTGCCCGGTTTTGAGGTAGGGGTAGGCGTGCAGCCCAAAGATGCCATCCACTCCTTCGAGTGCACCGTCTGCTATCATCTCGACACTGCCGCCTTCCTTGCTCTCTTCTGAAGGCTGAAAAATGAACCGTACATTGCCCGCAAGTGCCTCTTTGTGTTCCGCCATTGCAATGGCAGTTCCCAGTGCAATGGCCGTATGGCTGTCATGCCCGCAGGCATGCATGATCCCCTTTTCCCTGGAACTGTAGGGTTTCCCCGTCTGTTCCTCGATAGGCAGGGCATCCATATCGGCACGAATGGCAACGGTTCGGGCATTGTCGTCTACCCGCAGGTCAGCGATCAGCCCAAAATGTTTCTCGCTCTCCCTGACCGCATACCCGCTGGCTTCAAGTATGCCTTTGACCAGATATTTCGTATGTTCTTCGTGTCCGGAAAGTTCAGGATGTGCATGAAGATCATGACGGATATCTATGACTCTGTCATTGATCTTTTCTATTGTTTCAAAAAGTCTGTTTTTTATGTTTTTCATAAATATTACTCCTTTATCCTTTATAATATTTAGAATACTTATTTTAATTATACACCTTTTCGATAGAAAAAGTAAATTGGTATACTCTCCAGATATTCCTCTATGGTTTAGAAGAATTTGAAAATAAATCAGGTATAATAATATTTATAATTTTGGTTCATTTTCTGGCTTGAATTTTTGTTGTAAGTTGTAAAAAATCATAAAGCAGTGGAACCTGATTTCAGATTTTTTCTACGTTAACACTGAAATTGTCTATGAAATATCAAAAAAGAAGGGGGGGAACGTTTTTTAATGTTAAAAGATTATCAATTTATTCCATATAGTGTATCAGAGATTCCTGCAGGTCCGTCACTGGTATTTGCGCCACATCCGGATGATGAAACATTTGGTCTTGGTGGTACGATTCTTAAAATGACAGACAAAAAACAGATCGTCAATGTCGTGATGATGACAGATGGTGCAATGGGTGGAGCTCAAGAGGAAAGAAGAGAGGAGTTGCGCAAAGCAACAGAGATACTGGGAGTTGGGGAGTGCTATTTTTTCGGTGCACCTGATCAGGGACTCGAAGTCAACCCGGATACGATACAAAGGGTGGTTGACCTGATAGAGAAATATCAACCGCGTAATGTTTTTTTCACTTCTCCTCTGGAATATCATCCCGATCACCGTGCAACGGCATGGATCGTATGGAACGCTTTACAGAGTATTCAATTTACCGGTAATGTCTTTTCCTATGAGATCGCCAACCAGTCTCCGGTAAATACACTGGTCGATATCAGTGCCGTTATGGAACGGAAGACCAAGGCTATGAAGGTATATGCTTCTCAGCAGGCCCAGCTTGATTTTATTACGACGATCACATCGATGAATCATTTGCGTACATATACACTTCCGCCTAAAGAGGCGGCCTATGTGGAAGCTTTTTATCGTTTTGAAAATATCAGATCCGATCTCATGAGTTACTATTATGGCAATCTGGGAAGATATCATGGCAGGATGAGATCCGTTGCACTTCCATTGGTTTCTGTACTGATACGGACAAAAGACAGACCGGAATTGTTACGGCAGGCTCTTGATTCCCTGGCAAGACAGACTTATCGGCAGATCGAGATCAATATTGTGAATGACGGTACCGAAAGTGTACAGCATATCGTGAATGACTTTGTCTTCAGCCGTATTTACCTGAAAAACAACAAAAAACCCAAGGGGGCTGCCCGCAGTGCAAACACTCTGCTTAAAATGGCAGAAGGTGATTACTGTATCTTCCTGGATGATGAAAACAGGTTCGATGAAAAGTATATTGAAAACCTGGTACAGACAGTAGTTGAAAATAAAAACCGGCTGTTATGCTACGGTGCGGTTACGGTGGAGCAGAAGAGTGAAGAGAGTGAGTATGTGAACCGTTCCTATATTCCTGCATTGCTGAGGAGACTCGACTATATTCCTTTGAATTCCGTACTTTTTTCCAAAAAGCTCGTTGAGAACGGCTGCAGTTTCGATAAGCATTTTAAAATGAATGCAGAATGGGATTTCCTTCTTCAACTGGCACAGCATTCCGAGTTCTACTACCTTGACCAAACGGCAGCAGTCTGTCATGTTAACAGAATCGGTGGAGAGGAGACGTTAACCGGTGAGACAGAAAAGGAACAATGGAAATTAAAAATATATGACAAATGGTCCAAAATATGGGATGCTACAGAACTAAATCAGACCTTTGATATCCTGGAAAAACTACATTCCCGGGAAGAGGGTAGTGAAGGAAAGAAAAAAGGAACAGGTAATTTCCCCGATAAAGAGAGGGAAAGGCTTGTTGGAACCATTGAGACACAAACAGCAAAACTGAATACCATGGAAGAGGAAAACAAAGGACTGAAACAGCAGATAGAGAAGCTGTCTCGTACCAATGAGATACAGATCAGACGTCTGCGTGAATTCCAGGATACGATACAGAAAAGTGGGAAAGCCTCTTTGGATACCAAGCATATCTCTACACAGGATGCAGAACGAATAAAAGAAGAAAACAAGGTATTGAAAGACAGAGTAACTCAGTTGACCATAACGCATAAGGCACAGTTGAATCATATTAGGGAACTGCAACAAACGATACAAAAACATGAAAAGGCCATTGCTGATATCCCGAATCATAAATCCCAGGATGATAAATACACCAAAGAAATCCGGGAATTAAAGAAAAGGGTAGAAACGCTTTCCCTTGAGAAAGCAGCAAAGATCATGCAGCTGCAAAAACTGAAAACTGAGTCTGGAACAGTTGACAGTACAGAGAACAAAAACCTGGTCATGCATGACAGAGAATGTGTTGAACATGATGCCTTGCTCCATCAGCTCTTGGATGAAAGGTTGGCCCCGATTAATGCAGCAGGCGAAGGCAAACGTGATTTTAAACTGGTCAGTCCTGTAGGATATGAAAAAGAGTTAATTGAACTCTTTGAGGAAGTATTCAAAGGGCCTATGAGCCAGGAGTTTTGGAAATGGAAATATGAGGGTGTACAATGGCGTGCAGTCTGTGCGTTGAAAGACGGGAAGATTATCGCGCATTATAACGGAATGGCAAGAGATATACTTTATTTTGGAAAACATAAACGTGCAATACAGCCCTGTGATACTATGGTCTCTGCCAAAGCGAGAGGCGGGATCAAAACGAACAGTCCCTTCTTCAGTTCGACAAAAGCATGGATACTCAGTAATCTTGGTGTGAATAAAGAATTCCTTTTGACCTATGGATTCCCAAATGATAGGCATATGCGACTCGGTGAGAAAATGGGTCTTTATACAGAAGTTGACAAAGTGAAAGAAGTGGATTGGTATACAAAAAAAAGAGAAGCCTCCCCTCTGATAAATGTTGATTTGTTTGATTATAATAAAGAGATGGATAAGACTATTAATGCCCTTTGGAATACAATGGCGGATGAATTCAAAGAAAATATCATCGGTATAAGGGATGCACAGTATCTCAGAAGAAGATACATGAAACATCCTCTAATCAAATATCAGACATATCTTGTTTATGATGAGAAAGAGAAACTGTTGGGTGTCTTTGTCCTAAGGATAGAGGACAAGCTGGCTGCATTGATGGATATCATCGCACCCAAAGCACAGTTTGAAATGATCATTAACGAAGCGATACGCATTGCTCATAATGAAGGTGCCAAATTGTTGAGGGCATGGGTTCCGGAATCACGGATCGAACTTTTTAACCATGCCAGAGCACTTATCAATAATACGGATATTGTGATCCCTACCATCAGTATCGTTAAGGGTTTAAACCCTGAAGAGATCAAAGGAAAATGGTTCCTGACATATGGCGATACGGATTTTATGTAGGAAGTTGATATTGGAGAATATACAGTGAAAAAGAAAAAGAGCATGATCCAGAAAATGCTAGGCAAAATATTAGAAGAATTAGAAAACCCGAAGCAGCATCACGGTCTATATATGAATAAGGACGATACTCCGGAAGAGGCGGAGAAGAATGTAGTCGATTATTTTTTCAGATATTTGTATAAAGCACCTGCAAAAGTCCTGGTGGTCGGTACAGGGCTGGACCTTCTGCCCAAAAGACTTATGGAGAAAGGGTTCGAGTATACAGGGATTTCCAAAGATAAAACAGTAATCAAAAAGTCAAAGAAACGTTTCCCGGATGCAGAGTTTCTGCATACGGACCTCAAAGAGCTTGAAACAGAGATGAAGTATGACATCATTATTTTCAGAGAGAGTGCCGATCAGGGTTCTTTCTCTTCTCTTTTTGAGAAAGCGGGCAGCCTTTTAACAGAGGGGGGGAGGATTCTGGTGATGGATACCTTTTCCGGGAACAAACAAAACCCGCGCAATATGAAAAAATTTGTAAATACGGCAAAAAAAGAGGGTTTTGCATTAAACCATGTAGAAGATCTTTCTTCCCTGATTTTACCAGATATAGAATACAAAAGATATCTTATTCGTACATACCGTGACAGGATCACAAAAAAACTGGGTATTACCTCTGAACAGATCGATGAAGTGACGGATCGACTCAAAGAAACCGAAAAAAGGTTCAGGAATAAAAAACTTTCGTATGTGTTCATGGAGTTGCAAAAGACTGAAACAAAAGAACGGAAAGCCAATGAAGAATCAGGCATGGTCGAATCACTGGCGGCAGAAATGGTCCCGGCCATAAAAGAGAAAGAAAAGGGAAGAAAAAAAAGAGCACTGCTTCTGACCTTGATACCATTGACACACGTGGGTGGTATTGAAAAGATCAACCAGAACATAGCAGACCTTCTACATGACCATGGCTGGGAGGTAGATGCACGCTGTACGGCCGATATTCAGGAGGAAGCACTTTCAAAATATTTGCTTGGAACAGATACTGCACTATTCGAGTGTCTTGCATTTGCGGGTGTATTGGACTGGAAATCCTATGACCTGGTTGTCAGCAATAACAATGCAGGAGGTGCATGCCATCCTACAGAAAAAACAAAAGTAGTCGCGATTTCCCATGGTATTTTCAGTGGTGTAGGCAAAGAGGTGGAGCATGCTTTTCCTGGCGTTTTCCCACCACACGTACTGAGTCTGAAAAATATTACTGAAGAGATAAGTTACAGCAATAAAAGCGGACTGATAGCGGTTTCTCAGCAGGTCAGCGATGAACTTCTTGAACTGTTCGGGCAAAAAAGCCATGTAGTGGTGAATGGTTTTGAATTTGAACGCTTCAGGAATGTCAAAAGTGAATTACGGGAGAAGTACGCTATTCCCAAAGAGGCTTTGGTTGCGATCTATGCCGGCCGACTGGATCCGGTACAGAAGCGCTCGGATATTACTATTGAGCTTGCCCGTCTGTTTCCGGACATCTATTGGGTATTTGCAACAGACAAGGTGGATCCCAGATATAAACAGTATAAGAACATCATAGTTATTCTCAGTGTACCCTATGAAGAGATGCCGGCATTGTATGCAGGTGTAGACTTTGCTATGCAACTTTCCTCATATGAAGGGTTCAGTAATTTTGCGATGGAAACGAT
This DNA window, taken from Sulfurovum lithotrophicum, encodes the following:
- the ciaB gene encoding invasion protein CiaB, whose product is MQSHKKEQFMNDLQAIYLELQDRQAELNGFYEIARGGENQRAEEVVNAFLKLLDIPRDDDSVMAALTRIVNLREDALEQVLGKLGLNDEEIRVKKELAYGFVSTMHIARHESLIGWIENRKLLTPFYRSLILGAHFVGLRLSEWQSYWTHQIIYTVNLELSEMFNGDDAKVFEMLQNKSLLDRDENGEVADRCYSVLEKEGDSFKSVAYAEAFPEQVKQVATALEQLIMLLGKHEDEVYGQKNEWIAYFSAIKEAFTHTKIDELVRMWAEVDRRWMTITTPLQVGHPLEYYEDHYRKAVALEWDLRIVNPKLQEGSHTRNNIKLFAYEMAKSFGEEALHTMSKNLLQVDETQLYIGQPMLYYAAEFNGLFSAQVVPNDEEVSSELGKKIFAYADFVMESKKSKPVMKLSVETMGEAFVRKQRALVENEPELWQEIYDISTIGHEYGHILWIDSDTETKMNGTGQFKNIEEFKATTGGLMAFFHNEREALKHHIVDDLVSRAVGLMAWREVGEVLPYYCEGLIHLDILFSSGIITYDGQIKIDYSRYDAMKEAYTSAYKDLAENYLKKVDANEYLGRYTVKNTGVYLPKNEAIKTFVEYYYTRYQEIGQQTTVLN
- a CDS encoding GNAT family N-acetyltransferase codes for the protein MHESISLKIPSDLKFMRIVEDLIGDTCETLPLTKEDTQALIDSTGELIENAVLHAYKDSSGYIQVGLYPFKTGLRIDVHDWGLPMSFKKHISVPIKEDASEGFNHIYDLMDLFEYQNLGKDGKKFIIIKYASHPLHAKKANQEHLSFPPLQKSEKRRESEGSDEIPVTIREYREGDEEGIARLIFKNYGYSYIKDLFYYPRKVFESHGKKFYSIVAQREERIIGHFALVLVPESTIAEIGVAVVDPEFQGRGIMNQMLKLVLQKARKINLDAVFGEAIMFHIYSQKANLRHGFSETALMLGKVPVDTTIVNNELAMKHRRGSVLVGYYFLNTKNKNLFFPAVYKKKIEQTYRNAAVPFEKAKKKKEKTTDHIFLSYTFDPPTNVAKIRVDRYGKDFKQKFIILLNQLKAKHCDMIYADISLEGIPQIDKVINIMNKRGFFYSGVMFYYHKKKDYLRLQLKNSDKIGSRNYVCYSDFCKKLSKYIRKDEQRVKKA
- the tkt gene encoding transketolase, producing MAMTEQNQMRKKMANTIRFLAADMVQKANSGHPGAPMGLADIAVVLSEHLSHNPKNPKWLNRDRLVFSGGHATGLIYSMLHLWGYDVSLDDLKNFRQLDSKTPGHPEYGHTAGIEITTGPLGQGIANAVGFAMAEAFTKEQVNSETCELIDHKVYCLCGDGDLEEGISYEACALAGHLGLKDLVLIYDSNEITIEGDTNIAWSENVAKRFEAQNWNVLTVNGHCYDKIDEALNEVKKADKPTIIIANTIIGKGAGELEGTHHTHGAPLGEDIIRASKTKEGFDPDQTFQIPEDVLLRFRCAIEEGELAEKEWIHRQKEAPLIEQNEALERLLNPDFSTVEYPDFSNDAEVATRDSNGKILNAIAKAVPSFLGGSADLAPSNKTELKDMGNFPKGKNLHFGIREHSMAAITNAMALYGTTMPFNATFFVFSDYMKPAVRIAALTSIQNFFVWTHDSIGVGEDGPTHEPVEQLSQFRALPNFYVWRPADATENVEAWKTALSINAPHGFVLSRQKLKTLKPKRDFGEPGKGAYMVKKREGATLTLMASGSELMPCLQAACHLEVLGVKANVVSVPCLDLFNEQDAAYKSGVVDPATKVLAVEAATATEYYRYADDVLGMESFGASAPAGQLFEKFGFTIQNITKRACDLMNAEYRVVDLGKC
- the rdgB gene encoding RdgB/HAM1 family non-canonical purine NTP pyrophosphatase, translating into MKLVLATGNRGKLREFRQMCEDEVVAFSDLLGAFDIVEDGDTFAQNALIKARTIYEKLKEKDPSTDYLVISDDSGISLPVLNGAPGIYSARYAGKDVTDKENLYKLVEAVKEKGLKSTPAYYTAAIAIVSKYGEYVVHGWMHGDVIDEARGEKGFGYDPMFIPAGFHKTLGELDDDIKKNISHRGKALALAKPIIQMLKTK
- a CDS encoding MFS transporter codes for the protein MIKQIMPLSLIVALRFFGLFIVLPVLSIYAMEMKGATPFLAGLVVGGYALTQAAFQVPFGLMSDKVGRKKTLLFGLLIFIAGSVIAAMSDNIYMLLIGRFLQGAGAIGSVVSAMIADLVKEEQRAHAMAIMGGTIAMSFAAAMIIAPLVGGYWGIDKLFWLTAILSVMAIGILFTAVPQPPKIVHSYAEEESKMLDVFKDKSLTRMYITFLFHSSIMTMAFFIIPLVMTQALDDGGFGWSKAELWKVYLPAMVFGLLAMGPAAVFGEKYGKGREIFMISVAVILLGFLAMGFASSPWLFIVGVVLFFIGFNMFEPLLQSFVSKFAKVHQKGAALGVANTFAYVGIFLGGLLAGFLMQHYGRGTLAIFVAVLSAVWFIWVATMPNPNNRGNVYLPLDIFDRNKVAALTDHPAIVESYVNETENIAVVKYEKDMIDEDEVRGMLLD